GCAGGTGGGCGATCTTTTCCACCTGCCTGGCCATCGCGGCCTGCTGCAGCACGAGCTGCTCAGCACGCATGTCTTCGAACTTGCTGTAGTTGCCGCCGTAACGCACGAGCTTGGCGTTGTCGACGTGTACCGTCACCTGCGTCACGGCGTCGAGGAATTCGCGGTCGTGGCTGATCACTACCAAGGTTCCTTGATAACGCTTGAGCCAGGCTTCCAGCCAGACCAGCGCGTCGAGGTCGAGGTGATTGGTCGGTTCGTCGAGCAGCAGCAGGTCCGACGGGCACATGAGCGCGCGCGCCAACTGCAGTCGCATGCGCCAGCCGCCGGAGAAACTGTTGACCGGCTGGTTAAGCTGCGCAGCACTGAAGCCAAGGCCCAGGATCAGCGCCTGGGCACGTGCGGGGGCATCGTGCGCACCGGCGTCGTGCAGGGCCATGTAGGCGTGCGCCATGCGCATGCCATCGTCGCTGGCCTCGGCGGCGGCTACCTCGGCCTGCGCAGCCAGCAGCACGGTGTCCCCCTCGACCACGAAGTCGGTCGCGCCCTGGCTGGTCTCCGGCATCTCCTGTGCGACCTGGCCCATCTTCCATGCAGCGGGAATCGAGAATTCGCCGCTATCTTCGTGCAGCGTGCCGTTGAGAAGGGCGAAGAACGACGACTTGCCGGCGCCATTGCGGCCGACAAGACCAATCTTTTCGCCGGGAGTGAAGGTGACGGACGCACTGTCGAGTACGACATTCACGCCGCGGCGCAGCGTGAGATTACGGACGGAGATCATAAGGAGCTACTTCGGAGAGGACTGGCATGATAGCCCACCGGACGCGTAGGGCTGTCTTTTCTGTGCCGCTCGCGCTTTGCGGTGCCCACCGGCCACCAGGCAAGAGACGCCCGGGCGTGCCGGCTGCGGGGCCAGCGAACATAGCGGTGAATGACCTGTAGTGGTGGATTGTCGGGAAAGCCTACAATGGGCCAATGGTGTTAGAGAGGTGTCCAATGGCCGGGATCATTCATCCGTTTTACGAGTCGCATCGCGGTGCCATGGAGGCTGCCATGCAGCATCGCCTCGACCTTGCCGAATCGATGATGTGCGAGCGTGCGCATCTGTCCGATATTGATGGGATCAGGCAGGAGGTGATGGACGAATTCGAAATCGTGCTCACGCAAATGCCCTATGTCGGCGGCGCAGCGAGTCGTATGAGCGATTTCTTCATACGTCTGATAGGTTTTATGGCCATCGGCCGAGTGCTCCGGCGACACGGCGTGTCGCTGTCCGTGATCGGCGAAATCGAGCGAGAAACCTACAAGGCGCAGTTGCTCACCGTGCCCGAAGCGGAACGTCTTGCCTCGGGGCGTCAATTCCTGTCGTCAGAGAATCAGGCTTTGCTGCGCGAGCAGGCTGCAAAAAGTCATCAGAAAGAGTTTCCGGAAGATTTCGTCTACGATTTCGTCGAGCCGGGCCCGGGTGACAGCTTTGAGTTCGGCATCAACTACACAGCTTGCGGCTTTTGCAAATTCGCGGCTCGTCATGGAGATAAAGAGATCCTGCCGAACATTTGCGGACTTGATTTCGACGCCTATGCAACGCGAGGCATCCACCTGGAAAGGACACAAACATTGGCCGGCGGCGCGAGCCATTGCAATTTCCGATTCTCGCGGCTCCCGTCGGACCAGGATGAGTAAGTGCGTGCTTCGAACGGCCGCTCTCAGAGAAGTTGAGCGGCCGGATCGCGTCGGCTGCTGTCCCACCAAAACCTCTCCACGCCCCCCTTCAACCCTTTTCCAACCTAGTCCACTTTCCAATTCTTCGCCGGATACTCCGGAATACCAAGCGAGGTTCCCGCTTCCTTGAATGTCTGAGTCAGTTGATCACGGATCAATTCAGCGGGATCGCCAATTGTCAGCGACGACTTCGAGCCATCCCATGTGTGGCTCCAGTCGATCATCTGATTCATGCGCGGAATCAGCGGCAGCGGGCCGAGAGTCTTGTCCGGCGGGTTCAGCACGAACGGCAGGATCTTGCCTTTTGCGCAGGTAAGCTGTGCCTTTGGCGTTATGTCATCGGTTGCCTTACCGATGACATAGTGCGTCGAAATGATCTGGAATATCTCGCGCACATAAATCGCGTCGGATTTTTTGTCAACGCCGCCGACCAGATCCTCACGCGGATCATTGAGCAACACGAAGCTCACGCGCGCACGCATGGCGCCCTGAATCCACGCCGCCGTCTTTTCAATCGGCCACACTTCCTTGCGCTCCGTGGCTCCGACATCGACTTTCGCGCGCACGGAACTCGACAACGTCTG
The Paraburkholderia terrae genome window above contains:
- a CDS encoding L-2-amino-thiazoline-4-carboxylic acid hydrolase, yielding MAGIIHPFYESHRGAMEAAMQHRLDLAESMMCERAHLSDIDGIRQEVMDEFEIVLTQMPYVGGAASRMSDFFIRLIGFMAIGRVLRRHGVSLSVIGEIERETYKAQLLTVPEAERLASGRQFLSSENQALLREQAAKSHQKEFPEDFVYDFVEPGPGDSFEFGINYTACGFCKFAARHGDKEILPNICGLDFDAYATRGIHLERTQTLAGGASHCNFRFSRLPSDQDE